In one window of Syngnathus typhle isolate RoL2023-S1 ecotype Sweden linkage group LG7, RoL_Styp_1.0, whole genome shotgun sequence DNA:
- the zcchc14 gene encoding zinc finger CCHC domain-containing protein 14 isoform X1, which translates to MVESHSHVQREGVYRWFSSLTSAQRAEFLCGLLDLCVPIELRFLGSCLEDLARKDYHSLRDAEIKANNPTDLSGLTNITDEVVRSKLLVSLALLGSDNREAAGVLYQTLTHIDTVINNYGLALNDGRAEEQFLLLFTMASNHPAFSFHQKRVLRQQLGEIQDVLQVSYGEAGIDGKGAGPCDDQMALSYTQLHHHYTQHNVSLPGLATLSPSGCSLPDTSAASLPVSPAHLCHSPCTCWHKNQPREASTAPALGSGVKIGRGAPAVSQEPIAPHLDLAPPPPSAGQGHDAAATPTSHQGKRGTVAVERVALRGVTHTFEDKSDYMFEASWSDGFVTSVVRSQQEVSDLVSQLSQAFPDERMEKLLPQSSESDARCLTMLPSHVLQHHSVQIFFTSTRALSPNCLSHLSSSFPNMPPSPPTAPVIPTCPLTSNHTSSAGCMVQYRGASSRAVYRVASVQPVVSTHNSALTRSTPHLSSLPLSHPSPHYSPQLSSLPPTVTALPAQGFLSGRGDVSSQPHPQSKACPLLHPHAHLEPQQSPFHPLQLQSQPQHSPHSQSLSYSISQSRTQPHAQSPSQSQANAPEQNGILDWLRKLRLHKYYPVFKQLTMEEFLALTEDDLNKYDLTQGAKKKLKTQLELQKSADREMKLEKRTCGGIARVMPSSHMGPSTHTPTAVELRVEVDSVLHHQPIHADSSSSSGYSSSSCSPRTPLCCDAALDRSVYRLCVSFSGVSGPDAVGGGQEKERSCIFILNSSCPAGPSRPTAQVLPVQTDISTPAVASCSSHLPFTFSHYHPQGNYPQSLLSSLSNQARILSSPGKLRPQPLCAEDRTKMAASGPPGTSVAFSPGLGAGMGVRLENLLPRLKLKVDASTAPHDSGTAMSLMVETSCALTSTSNSLHHVSQPPLHFHLSSSSSSSPSIYYSYPPASSLSTFATSCPSTKSLSQSASSSGASVFVSMATTSTVPIAAVPGNIYYPHGLSSASSCGTSLDPSQGHTQSMCVCSSCGCRGNCGAYGTLSTYAPASGYLQPFSANSVFTLGPLLHLSPLMASSSTTGTVTAAYSYPMMAPTPLYCQSPGSHDQQKGFSFYQPHGILGNAVQKRIAGNLSCYNCGGHGHRAEGCKQPPMESSQQGTFRLKYTPHSDNKDSGD; encoded by the exons ATGGTGGAGAGTCACAGCCACGTCCAGAGGGAAGGAGTGTACCGCTGGTTCTCGTCCCTCACTTCTGCCCAGAGAGCCGAGTTCCTGTGTGGCCTGCTGGACCTCTGTGTCCCCATCGAGCTTCGCTTCCTCGGCTCCTGCCTGGAGGACTTGGCCCGTAAGGACTACCATTCCCTCCGGGATGCAGAGATCAAAGCTAACAACCCCACCGATTTATCCGGACTCACCAACATCACGGACGAGGTGGTGCGGAGTAAGCTGCTGGTATCCCTCGCCCTGCTCGGCTCGGACAACCGAGAGGCTGCGGGGGTCTTGTACCAGACATTGACACATATAGACACGGTGATCAACAACTACGGCTTGGCCTTAAACGACGGTAGGGCCGAGGAGCAGTTTTTGTTGCTTTTCACTATGGCATCAAACCACCCGGCTTTCAGCTTCCACCAGAAACGGGTCCTGAGGCAGCAACTCGGCGAGATACAGGATGTCCTGCAG GTGAGCTATGGAGAAGCCGGCATTGACGGTAAAGGAGCAGGCCCATGTGATGATCAAATGGCTCTCTCTTACACTCAGCTGCATCACCACTATACCCAGCACAATGTGTCCTTGCCTGGCCTGGCCACTTTGTCTCCCTCTGGCTGCTCGCTTCCTGATACAAGTGCGGCCTCCTTGCCGGTGTCTCCTGCTCATCTCTGTCATTCACCTTGCACTTGCTGGCACAAG AACCAACCCAGAGAGGCTAGTACAGCCCCTGCACTTGGATCAGGGGTGAAAATTGgaagaggagctccagcagTTAGCCAGGAACCCATCGCTCCTCACCTCGACCTCgcacctcctcctccatctgctGGGCAGGGCCACGATGCTGCGGCAACACCTACTAGCCATCAGGGGAAAAGAGGAACAG TGGCAGTTGAAAGAGTTGCCTTGCGAGGAGTGACACATACGTTTGAAGACAAAAGTGATTATATGTTTGAG GCCAGCTGGTCTGATGGCTTTGTTACATCAGTTGTGCGAAGTCAACAGGAGGTGAGCGACTTAGTTTCACAG TTGTCTCAGGCATTTCCTGATGAGCGAATGGAGAAGCTCTTGCCTCAGTCCAGTGAGTCGGATGCCAG ATGTCTGACAATGTTGCCCAGCCATGTCCTCCAGCACCACAGCGTCCAAATCTTCTTCACCTCCACCAGGGCTCTCTCACCAAACTGCCTGTCTCATCTCTCTTCCTCCTTCCCTAACatgcctccctcccctcccacaGCTCCTGTCATTCCAACCTGCCCATTAACCTCCAACCATA CAAGCTCAGCCGGCTGTATGGTGCAATACCGAGGAGCCAGCAGCAG GGCGGTGTACAGAGTGGCCAGTGTCCAACCTGTTGTCAGCACTCACAATTCTGCCCTGACCCGCTCCACCCCTCACCTCTCATCTCTCCCTCTCTCACATCCTTCTCCGCACTACTCTCCCCAGctgtcctccctccctcccacggTGACAGCCTTGCCCGCACAGGGCTTCCTCTCCGGCAGAGGCGATGTTTCCTCCCAGCCGCACCCCCAAAGCAAAGCGTGCCCTTTACTTCACCCACACGCGCATTTGGAGCCGCAGCAGTCCCCGTTTCACCCACTGCAGCTCCAGAGCCAACCTCAGCATTCGCCCCATTCTCAGTCCCTTTCGTATTCAATTTCTCAGTCCCGTACTCAGCCCCACGCGCAGTCTCCATCACAGTCCCAGGCAAACGCGCCGGAGCAAAATGGCATCCTGGACTGGCTGCGCAAGCTTCGCCTACATAAATATTATCCTGTCTTCAAACAGCTGACAATGGAAGAG TTTCTAGCACTGACAGAAGATGACTTAAACAAGTACGACTTAACCCAGGGTGCAAAGAAGAAACTCAAGACTCAGCTGGAGTTACAGAAGTCGGCAGA caGGGAGATGAAGCTGGAGAAGCGGACCTGTGGTGGTATCGCTCGAGTGATGCCTTCCAGTCATATGGGACCATCTACTCACACCCCCACTGCAG TAGAGCTAAGAGTGGAGGTGGACAGCGTGCTGCACCATCAGCCCATCCACGCAGACAGCAGCTCATCCTCTGGCTACTCCAGCTCTTCGTGTTCCCCCCGAACGCCCCTCTGCTGTGATGCCGCTCTGGACAGGAGCGTTTACAGGC TCTGTGTGTCTTTTTCAGGTGTGTCAGGTCCAGATGCTGTAGGAGGCGGTCAAGAGAAAGAGCGCTCGTGCATTTTTATCCTGAACTCCAGCTGCCCGGCAGGCCCCAGCCGGCCCACAGCGCAGGTCCTTCCGGTCCAGACGGATATCAGCACTCCTGCCGTTGCATCCTGCTCCTCCCACCTTCCTTTCACGTTTTCCCACTACCACCCACAAGGCAACTACCCTCAAAGCCTGCTCTCTTCACTCTCAAACCAGGCGCGTATTCTATCTTCCCCAGGAAAGCTCAGGCCGCAACCCCTGTGCGCAGAGGACAGAACTAAAATGGCAGCCTCGGGTCCACCCGGTACCAGCGTGGCTTTCAGTCCTGGGCTGGGTGCGGGCATGGGCGTGAGGCTGGAGAACCTGCTTCCCAGGCTCAAACTGAAAGTGGACGCCTCCACCGCCCCCCATGACTCGGGGACTGCCATGAGTCTGATGGTTGAGACCAGTTGTGCTCTGACCTCCACCTCAAACAGCCTCCACCATGTGTCGCAACCTCCTCTCCACTTTCACCTCtcatcctcttcatcctcatctCCATCCATATACTACTCGTACCCACCCGCCTCCTCCTTGTCCACCTTTGCCACCTCTTGCCCGTCCACAAAGTCCCTCTCACAATCGGCTAGCTCCAGCGGCGCAAGTGTCTTTGTATCCATGGCAACCACAAGTACCGTCCCTATAGCCGCAGTGCCAGGCAACATATACTACCCTCATGGcctctcctccgcctcctcttgCGGCACTTCATTGGATCCAAGTCAAGGCCACACCCAGTCCATGTGCGTTTGCAGTTCGTGTGGATGTCGGGGCAACTGCGGCGCCTACGGCACCCTGTCCACCTACGCCCCTGCGTCCGGCTACCTGCAGCCGTTCTCAGCCAACTCTGTCTTCACTCTGGGCCCTCTTCTCCATCTCAGCCCCCTCATGGCCTCGTCTAGCACCACAGGGACCGTTACCGCGGCCTATTCCTACCCGATGATGGCACCAACTCCCCTGTACTGCCAGAGCCCTGGGTCACATGACCAGCAAAAGGGCTTTAGCTTCTACCAGCCCCATGGCATCTTGGGAAACGCGGTCCAGAAGCGAATAGCGGGGAACCTGTCATGTTACAACTGTGGCGGCCATGGGCACAGAGCAGAGGGGTGCAAACAACCACCCATGGAGTCATCACAGCAAG GCACTTTTCGACTGAAGTACACTCCCCATTCTGACAATAAGGACTCTGGGGACTGA
- the zcchc14 gene encoding zinc finger CCHC domain-containing protein 14 isoform X5, with protein sequence MVESHSHVQREGVYRWFSSLTSAQRAEFLCGLLDLCVPIELRFLGSCLEDLARKDYHSLRDAEIKANNPTDLSGLTNITDEVVRSKLLVSLALLGSDNREAAGVLYQTLTHIDTVINNYGLALNDGRAEEQFLLLFTMASNHPAFSFHQKRVLRQQLGEIQDVLQVSYGEAGIDGKGAGPCDDQMALSYTQLHHHYTQHNVSLPGLATLSPSGCSLPDTSAASLPVSPAHLCHSPCTCWHKNQPREASTAPALGSGVKIGRGAPAVSQEPIAPHLDLAPPPPSAGQGHDAAATPTSHQGKRGTVAVERVALRGVTHTFEDKSDYMFEASWSDGFVTSVVRSQQEVSDLVSQLSQAFPDERMEKLLPQSSESDARCLTMLPSHVLQHHSVQIFFTSTRALSPNCLSHLSSSFPNMPPSPPTAPVIPTCPLTSNHTSSAGCMVQYRGASSRAVYRVASVQPVVSTHNSALTRSTPHLSSLPLSHPSPHYSPQLSSLPPTVTALPAQGFLSGRGDVSSQPHPQSKACPLLHPHAHLEPQQSPFHPLQLQSQPQHSPHSQSLSYSISQSRTQPHAQSPSQSQANAPEQNGILDWLRKLRLHKYYPVFKQLTMEEFLALTEDDLNKYDLTQGAKKKLKTQLELQKSADREMKLEKRTCGGIARVMPSSHMGPSTHTPTAVELRVEVDSVLHHQPIHADSSSSSGYSSSSCSPRTPLCCDAALDRSVYRRVSGPDAVGGGQEKERSCIFILNSSCPAGPSRPTAQVLPVQTDISTPAVASCSSHLPFTFSHYHPQGNYPQSLLSSLSNQARILSSPGKLRPQPLCAEDRTKMAASGPPGTSVAFSPGLGAGMGVRLENLLPRLKLKVDASTAPHDSGTAMSLMVETSCALTSTSNSLHHVSQPPLHFHLSSSSSSSPSIYYSYPPASSLSTFATSCPSTKSLSQSASSSGASVFVSMATTSTVPIAAVPGNIYYPHGLSSASSCGTSLDPSQGHTQSMCVCSSCGCRGNCGAYGTLSTYAPASGYLQPFSANSVFTLGPLLHLSPLMASSSTTGTVTAAYSYPMMAPTPLYCQSPGSHDQQKGFSFYQPHGILGNAVQKRIAGNLSCYNCGGHGHRAEGCKQPPMESSQQGTFRLKYTPHSDNKDSGD encoded by the exons ATGGTGGAGAGTCACAGCCACGTCCAGAGGGAAGGAGTGTACCGCTGGTTCTCGTCCCTCACTTCTGCCCAGAGAGCCGAGTTCCTGTGTGGCCTGCTGGACCTCTGTGTCCCCATCGAGCTTCGCTTCCTCGGCTCCTGCCTGGAGGACTTGGCCCGTAAGGACTACCATTCCCTCCGGGATGCAGAGATCAAAGCTAACAACCCCACCGATTTATCCGGACTCACCAACATCACGGACGAGGTGGTGCGGAGTAAGCTGCTGGTATCCCTCGCCCTGCTCGGCTCGGACAACCGAGAGGCTGCGGGGGTCTTGTACCAGACATTGACACATATAGACACGGTGATCAACAACTACGGCTTGGCCTTAAACGACGGTAGGGCCGAGGAGCAGTTTTTGTTGCTTTTCACTATGGCATCAAACCACCCGGCTTTCAGCTTCCACCAGAAACGGGTCCTGAGGCAGCAACTCGGCGAGATACAGGATGTCCTGCAG GTGAGCTATGGAGAAGCCGGCATTGACGGTAAAGGAGCAGGCCCATGTGATGATCAAATGGCTCTCTCTTACACTCAGCTGCATCACCACTATACCCAGCACAATGTGTCCTTGCCTGGCCTGGCCACTTTGTCTCCCTCTGGCTGCTCGCTTCCTGATACAAGTGCGGCCTCCTTGCCGGTGTCTCCTGCTCATCTCTGTCATTCACCTTGCACTTGCTGGCACAAG AACCAACCCAGAGAGGCTAGTACAGCCCCTGCACTTGGATCAGGGGTGAAAATTGgaagaggagctccagcagTTAGCCAGGAACCCATCGCTCCTCACCTCGACCTCgcacctcctcctccatctgctGGGCAGGGCCACGATGCTGCGGCAACACCTACTAGCCATCAGGGGAAAAGAGGAACAG TGGCAGTTGAAAGAGTTGCCTTGCGAGGAGTGACACATACGTTTGAAGACAAAAGTGATTATATGTTTGAG GCCAGCTGGTCTGATGGCTTTGTTACATCAGTTGTGCGAAGTCAACAGGAGGTGAGCGACTTAGTTTCACAG TTGTCTCAGGCATTTCCTGATGAGCGAATGGAGAAGCTCTTGCCTCAGTCCAGTGAGTCGGATGCCAG ATGTCTGACAATGTTGCCCAGCCATGTCCTCCAGCACCACAGCGTCCAAATCTTCTTCACCTCCACCAGGGCTCTCTCACCAAACTGCCTGTCTCATCTCTCTTCCTCCTTCCCTAACatgcctccctcccctcccacaGCTCCTGTCATTCCAACCTGCCCATTAACCTCCAACCATA CAAGCTCAGCCGGCTGTATGGTGCAATACCGAGGAGCCAGCAGCAG GGCGGTGTACAGAGTGGCCAGTGTCCAACCTGTTGTCAGCACTCACAATTCTGCCCTGACCCGCTCCACCCCTCACCTCTCATCTCTCCCTCTCTCACATCCTTCTCCGCACTACTCTCCCCAGctgtcctccctccctcccacggTGACAGCCTTGCCCGCACAGGGCTTCCTCTCCGGCAGAGGCGATGTTTCCTCCCAGCCGCACCCCCAAAGCAAAGCGTGCCCTTTACTTCACCCACACGCGCATTTGGAGCCGCAGCAGTCCCCGTTTCACCCACTGCAGCTCCAGAGCCAACCTCAGCATTCGCCCCATTCTCAGTCCCTTTCGTATTCAATTTCTCAGTCCCGTACTCAGCCCCACGCGCAGTCTCCATCACAGTCCCAGGCAAACGCGCCGGAGCAAAATGGCATCCTGGACTGGCTGCGCAAGCTTCGCCTACATAAATATTATCCTGTCTTCAAACAGCTGACAATGGAAGAG TTTCTAGCACTGACAGAAGATGACTTAAACAAGTACGACTTAACCCAGGGTGCAAAGAAGAAACTCAAGACTCAGCTGGAGTTACAGAAGTCGGCAGA caGGGAGATGAAGCTGGAGAAGCGGACCTGTGGTGGTATCGCTCGAGTGATGCCTTCCAGTCATATGGGACCATCTACTCACACCCCCACTGCAG TAGAGCTAAGAGTGGAGGTGGACAGCGTGCTGCACCATCAGCCCATCCACGCAGACAGCAGCTCATCCTCTGGCTACTCCAGCTCTTCGTGTTCCCCCCGAACGCCCCTCTGCTGTGATGCCGCTCTGGACAGGAGCGTTTACAGGC GTGTGTCAGGTCCAGATGCTGTAGGAGGCGGTCAAGAGAAAGAGCGCTCGTGCATTTTTATCCTGAACTCCAGCTGCCCGGCAGGCCCCAGCCGGCCCACAGCGCAGGTCCTTCCGGTCCAGACGGATATCAGCACTCCTGCCGTTGCATCCTGCTCCTCCCACCTTCCTTTCACGTTTTCCCACTACCACCCACAAGGCAACTACCCTCAAAGCCTGCTCTCTTCACTCTCAAACCAGGCGCGTATTCTATCTTCCCCAGGAAAGCTCAGGCCGCAACCCCTGTGCGCAGAGGACAGAACTAAAATGGCAGCCTCGGGTCCACCCGGTACCAGCGTGGCTTTCAGTCCTGGGCTGGGTGCGGGCATGGGCGTGAGGCTGGAGAACCTGCTTCCCAGGCTCAAACTGAAAGTGGACGCCTCCACCGCCCCCCATGACTCGGGGACTGCCATGAGTCTGATGGTTGAGACCAGTTGTGCTCTGACCTCCACCTCAAACAGCCTCCACCATGTGTCGCAACCTCCTCTCCACTTTCACCTCtcatcctcttcatcctcatctCCATCCATATACTACTCGTACCCACCCGCCTCCTCCTTGTCCACCTTTGCCACCTCTTGCCCGTCCACAAAGTCCCTCTCACAATCGGCTAGCTCCAGCGGCGCAAGTGTCTTTGTATCCATGGCAACCACAAGTACCGTCCCTATAGCCGCAGTGCCAGGCAACATATACTACCCTCATGGcctctcctccgcctcctcttgCGGCACTTCATTGGATCCAAGTCAAGGCCACACCCAGTCCATGTGCGTTTGCAGTTCGTGTGGATGTCGGGGCAACTGCGGCGCCTACGGCACCCTGTCCACCTACGCCCCTGCGTCCGGCTACCTGCAGCCGTTCTCAGCCAACTCTGTCTTCACTCTGGGCCCTCTTCTCCATCTCAGCCCCCTCATGGCCTCGTCTAGCACCACAGGGACCGTTACCGCGGCCTATTCCTACCCGATGATGGCACCAACTCCCCTGTACTGCCAGAGCCCTGGGTCACATGACCAGCAAAAGGGCTTTAGCTTCTACCAGCCCCATGGCATCTTGGGAAACGCGGTCCAGAAGCGAATAGCGGGGAACCTGTCATGTTACAACTGTGGCGGCCATGGGCACAGAGCAGAGGGGTGCAAACAACCACCCATGGAGTCATCACAGCAAG GCACTTTTCGACTGAAGTACACTCCCCATTCTGACAATAAGGACTCTGGGGACTGA
- the zcchc14 gene encoding zinc finger CCHC domain-containing protein 14 isoform X2, translating into MVESHSHVQREGVYRWFSSLTSAQRAEFLCGLLDLCVPIELRFLGSCLEDLARKDYHSLRDAEIKANNPTDLSGLTNITDEVVRSKLLVSLALLGSDNREAAGVLYQTLTHIDTVINNYGLALNDGRAEEQFLLLFTMASNHPAFSFHQKRVLRQQLGEIQDVLQVSYGEAGIDGKGAGPCDDQMALSYTQLHHHYTQHNVSLPGLATLSPSGCSLPDTSAASLPVSPAHLCHSPCTCWHKNQPREASTAPALGSGVKIGRGAPAVSQEPIAPHLDLAPPPPSAGQGHDAAATPTSHQGKRGTVAVERVALRGVTHTFEDKSDYMFEASWSDGFVTSVVRSQQEVSDLVSQLSQAFPDERMEKLLPQSSESDARCLTMLPSHVLQHHSVQIFFTSTRALSPNCLSHLSSSFPNMPPSPPTAPVIPTCPLTSNHTSSAGCMVQYRGASSRAVYRVASVQPVVSTHNSALTRSTPHLSSLPLSHPSPHYSPQLSSLPPTVTALPAQGFLSGRGDVSSQPHPQSKACPLLHPHAHLEPQQSPFHPLQLQSQPQHSPHSQSLSYSISQSRTQPHAQSPSQSQANAPEQNGILDWLRKLRLHKYYPVFKQLTMEEFLALTEDDLNKYDLTQGAKKKLKTQLELQKSADREMKLEKRTCGGIARVMPSSHMGPSTHTPTAELRVEVDSVLHHQPIHADSSSSSGYSSSSCSPRTPLCCDAALDRSVYRLCVSFSGVSGPDAVGGGQEKERSCIFILNSSCPAGPSRPTAQVLPVQTDISTPAVASCSSHLPFTFSHYHPQGNYPQSLLSSLSNQARILSSPGKLRPQPLCAEDRTKMAASGPPGTSVAFSPGLGAGMGVRLENLLPRLKLKVDASTAPHDSGTAMSLMVETSCALTSTSNSLHHVSQPPLHFHLSSSSSSSPSIYYSYPPASSLSTFATSCPSTKSLSQSASSSGASVFVSMATTSTVPIAAVPGNIYYPHGLSSASSCGTSLDPSQGHTQSMCVCSSCGCRGNCGAYGTLSTYAPASGYLQPFSANSVFTLGPLLHLSPLMASSSTTGTVTAAYSYPMMAPTPLYCQSPGSHDQQKGFSFYQPHGILGNAVQKRIAGNLSCYNCGGHGHRAEGCKQPPMESSQQGTFRLKYTPHSDNKDSGD; encoded by the exons ATGGTGGAGAGTCACAGCCACGTCCAGAGGGAAGGAGTGTACCGCTGGTTCTCGTCCCTCACTTCTGCCCAGAGAGCCGAGTTCCTGTGTGGCCTGCTGGACCTCTGTGTCCCCATCGAGCTTCGCTTCCTCGGCTCCTGCCTGGAGGACTTGGCCCGTAAGGACTACCATTCCCTCCGGGATGCAGAGATCAAAGCTAACAACCCCACCGATTTATCCGGACTCACCAACATCACGGACGAGGTGGTGCGGAGTAAGCTGCTGGTATCCCTCGCCCTGCTCGGCTCGGACAACCGAGAGGCTGCGGGGGTCTTGTACCAGACATTGACACATATAGACACGGTGATCAACAACTACGGCTTGGCCTTAAACGACGGTAGGGCCGAGGAGCAGTTTTTGTTGCTTTTCACTATGGCATCAAACCACCCGGCTTTCAGCTTCCACCAGAAACGGGTCCTGAGGCAGCAACTCGGCGAGATACAGGATGTCCTGCAG GTGAGCTATGGAGAAGCCGGCATTGACGGTAAAGGAGCAGGCCCATGTGATGATCAAATGGCTCTCTCTTACACTCAGCTGCATCACCACTATACCCAGCACAATGTGTCCTTGCCTGGCCTGGCCACTTTGTCTCCCTCTGGCTGCTCGCTTCCTGATACAAGTGCGGCCTCCTTGCCGGTGTCTCCTGCTCATCTCTGTCATTCACCTTGCACTTGCTGGCACAAG AACCAACCCAGAGAGGCTAGTACAGCCCCTGCACTTGGATCAGGGGTGAAAATTGgaagaggagctccagcagTTAGCCAGGAACCCATCGCTCCTCACCTCGACCTCgcacctcctcctccatctgctGGGCAGGGCCACGATGCTGCGGCAACACCTACTAGCCATCAGGGGAAAAGAGGAACAG TGGCAGTTGAAAGAGTTGCCTTGCGAGGAGTGACACATACGTTTGAAGACAAAAGTGATTATATGTTTGAG GCCAGCTGGTCTGATGGCTTTGTTACATCAGTTGTGCGAAGTCAACAGGAGGTGAGCGACTTAGTTTCACAG TTGTCTCAGGCATTTCCTGATGAGCGAATGGAGAAGCTCTTGCCTCAGTCCAGTGAGTCGGATGCCAG ATGTCTGACAATGTTGCCCAGCCATGTCCTCCAGCACCACAGCGTCCAAATCTTCTTCACCTCCACCAGGGCTCTCTCACCAAACTGCCTGTCTCATCTCTCTTCCTCCTTCCCTAACatgcctccctcccctcccacaGCTCCTGTCATTCCAACCTGCCCATTAACCTCCAACCATA CAAGCTCAGCCGGCTGTATGGTGCAATACCGAGGAGCCAGCAGCAG GGCGGTGTACAGAGTGGCCAGTGTCCAACCTGTTGTCAGCACTCACAATTCTGCCCTGACCCGCTCCACCCCTCACCTCTCATCTCTCCCTCTCTCACATCCTTCTCCGCACTACTCTCCCCAGctgtcctccctccctcccacggTGACAGCCTTGCCCGCACAGGGCTTCCTCTCCGGCAGAGGCGATGTTTCCTCCCAGCCGCACCCCCAAAGCAAAGCGTGCCCTTTACTTCACCCACACGCGCATTTGGAGCCGCAGCAGTCCCCGTTTCACCCACTGCAGCTCCAGAGCCAACCTCAGCATTCGCCCCATTCTCAGTCCCTTTCGTATTCAATTTCTCAGTCCCGTACTCAGCCCCACGCGCAGTCTCCATCACAGTCCCAGGCAAACGCGCCGGAGCAAAATGGCATCCTGGACTGGCTGCGCAAGCTTCGCCTACATAAATATTATCCTGTCTTCAAACAGCTGACAATGGAAGAG TTTCTAGCACTGACAGAAGATGACTTAAACAAGTACGACTTAACCCAGGGTGCAAAGAAGAAACTCAAGACTCAGCTGGAGTTACAGAAGTCGGCAGA caGGGAGATGAAGCTGGAGAAGCGGACCTGTGGTGGTATCGCTCGAGTGATGCCTTCCAGTCATATGGGACCATCTACTCACACCCCCACTGCAG AGCTAAGAGTGGAGGTGGACAGCGTGCTGCACCATCAGCCCATCCACGCAGACAGCAGCTCATCCTCTGGCTACTCCAGCTCTTCGTGTTCCCCCCGAACGCCCCTCTGCTGTGATGCCGCTCTGGACAGGAGCGTTTACAGGC TCTGTGTGTCTTTTTCAGGTGTGTCAGGTCCAGATGCTGTAGGAGGCGGTCAAGAGAAAGAGCGCTCGTGCATTTTTATCCTGAACTCCAGCTGCCCGGCAGGCCCCAGCCGGCCCACAGCGCAGGTCCTTCCGGTCCAGACGGATATCAGCACTCCTGCCGTTGCATCCTGCTCCTCCCACCTTCCTTTCACGTTTTCCCACTACCACCCACAAGGCAACTACCCTCAAAGCCTGCTCTCTTCACTCTCAAACCAGGCGCGTATTCTATCTTCCCCAGGAAAGCTCAGGCCGCAACCCCTGTGCGCAGAGGACAGAACTAAAATGGCAGCCTCGGGTCCACCCGGTACCAGCGTGGCTTTCAGTCCTGGGCTGGGTGCGGGCATGGGCGTGAGGCTGGAGAACCTGCTTCCCAGGCTCAAACTGAAAGTGGACGCCTCCACCGCCCCCCATGACTCGGGGACTGCCATGAGTCTGATGGTTGAGACCAGTTGTGCTCTGACCTCCACCTCAAACAGCCTCCACCATGTGTCGCAACCTCCTCTCCACTTTCACCTCtcatcctcttcatcctcatctCCATCCATATACTACTCGTACCCACCCGCCTCCTCCTTGTCCACCTTTGCCACCTCTTGCCCGTCCACAAAGTCCCTCTCACAATCGGCTAGCTCCAGCGGCGCAAGTGTCTTTGTATCCATGGCAACCACAAGTACCGTCCCTATAGCCGCAGTGCCAGGCAACATATACTACCCTCATGGcctctcctccgcctcctcttgCGGCACTTCATTGGATCCAAGTCAAGGCCACACCCAGTCCATGTGCGTTTGCAGTTCGTGTGGATGTCGGGGCAACTGCGGCGCCTACGGCACCCTGTCCACCTACGCCCCTGCGTCCGGCTACCTGCAGCCGTTCTCAGCCAACTCTGTCTTCACTCTGGGCCCTCTTCTCCATCTCAGCCCCCTCATGGCCTCGTCTAGCACCACAGGGACCGTTACCGCGGCCTATTCCTACCCGATGATGGCACCAACTCCCCTGTACTGCCAGAGCCCTGGGTCACATGACCAGCAAAAGGGCTTTAGCTTCTACCAGCCCCATGGCATCTTGGGAAACGCGGTCCAGAAGCGAATAGCGGGGAACCTGTCATGTTACAACTGTGGCGGCCATGGGCACAGAGCAGAGGGGTGCAAACAACCACCCATGGAGTCATCACAGCAAG GCACTTTTCGACTGAAGTACACTCCCCATTCTGACAATAAGGACTCTGGGGACTGA